A genomic window from Denticeps clupeoides chromosome 11, fDenClu1.1, whole genome shotgun sequence includes:
- the cds1 gene encoding phosphatidate cytidylyltransferase 1 isoform X2, whose amino-acid sequence MTELRRRGAAADPDSTDNLSDKEADGDDRLGLVGDAEGECEGDTKANTPDVPPSADNTPEYLNKALEGLSSRWRNWWIRGILSLTMISGFFLIIYLGPVMLIIVVMSVQIKCFQEIITIGYRVYHSYELPWFRTLSWYFLICVNYFFYGETVADYFGALVQREEPLQFLVRYHRFISFALYLAGFCMFVLSLVKKHYRLQFYMFAWTHVTLLIVVTQSHLVIQNLFEGMIWFIVPISIVICNDIMAYLFGFFFGRTPLIKLSPKKTWEGFIGGFFSTVVFSFIFAYLLSQYQYFVCPVEYNSETNRFAVECQPPDLFIQQEYTLPAVVENTIGQTVHLYPFQIHSVALSSFASLIGPFGGFFASGFKRAFKIKDFADTIPGHGGIMDRFDCQYLMATFTHVYIASFIRGPNPSKVLQQLLVLQPEQQLSIFNTLRSHLRERGILPPAVLEAQ is encoded by the exons ATGACCGAGCTGCGGCGGCGCGGGGCTGCCGCAGACCCGGACAGCACCGACAACCTCAGCGACAAG gaagCCGATGGAGACGACAGACTCGGCCTGGTTGGGGACGCCGAGGGGGAGTGTGAGGGAGACACTAAGGCCAACACACCGGACGTCCCCCCGTCCGCCGATAACACTCCAGAGTACCTTAACAAGGCCCTGGAGGGCCTGTCGTCCAG ATGGAGGAACTGGTGGATACGAGGCATTTTATCATTAACGATGATCTCAGgcttcttcctcatcatctaTCTGGGACCAGTGATGTTGATTATTGTG GTCATGAGTGTCCAGATTAAGTGTTTCCAGGAGATCATCACCATCGGATACAGAGTTTATCATTCCTACGAGCTGCCCTGGTTCCGAACACTCAGCTG GTACTTCCTGATCTGCGTCAACTATTTCTTCTATGGCGAGACGGTGGCGGACTACTTTGGAGCGCTGGTGCAGAGAGAGGAGCCTTTACAGTTCCTGGTGCGCTACCACCGCTTCATCTCGTTCGCACTTTACCTGGCAG GTTTCTGCATGTTTGTGCTGAGTTTAGTGAAGAAACACTATCGCCTGCAGTTTTACATG TTTGCGTGGACCCATGTGACGCTGTTGATTGTGGTCACTCAGTCTCATCTTGTCATTCAGAACCTGTTTGAGGGAATGATCTG GTTTATTGTCCCAATTTCCATTGTAATATGTAATGACATCATGGCCTACCTGTTTGGCTTCTTTTTTGGCAGAACCCCACTTATCAAG CTCTCCCCTAAAAAGACATGGGAGGGGTTTATTGGTGGTTTCTTCTCAACAGTGGTGTTCAGTTTCATT TTCGCCTATCTGCTGTCTCAGTACCAGTATTTCGTTTGTCCAGTGGAGTACAACAGCGAGACAAACCGGTTTGCGGTGGAATGCCAGCCGCCAGACCTGTTCATACAGCAGGAGTACACGCTTCCCGCTGTGGTTGAGAACACAATTGGACAG ACAGTGCACCTGTACCCCTTTCAGATCCACAGCGTGGCGCTGTCCTCATTCGCATCACTCATTGGTCCATTTGGTGGTTTTTTTGCCAGCGGCTTTAAGCGAGCTTTCAAGATCAAG GACTTTGCCGACACTATCCCGGGACATGGTGGGATCATGGATCGCTTTGATTGTCAGTACCTGATGGCCACCTTCACCCACGTTTACATAGCGAGCTTTATCAG GGGGCCCAACCCCAGTAAGGTTCTCCAGCAACTGCTGGTCCTGCAGCCGGAACAGCAGCTCAGCATCTTCAACACACTGCGCTCTCACCTGCGCGAGAGAGGAATACTGCCCCCCGCTGTCCTGGAGGCTCAGTGA
- the tmem175 gene encoding endosomal/lysosomal proton channel TMEM175 isoform X1 produces MSKLFEIFCNGPHIKLVHSTWRPNLRSQFHCFAFRRQHVTFEATPTRPTRFRPAAQLTNRNRPAGADAGDGGHGGAGGRGDHRAPRRRGDGEEAAAAAPGGPRPVRPGGARQHAVVAPPAGLQRRAALHHRHRHDFARRAHQIPRRRGAEGEHPAAPDHQGRRLPDDLPHRHRGLGRAHQAVSGHRAHRRLPRPAQLGLHDDYNLPPVHSESSPHGITFSLMATFPDHIMGLLLFCGCVMVIGLIQSIIVVYGFSRPFLLNSQIQISENQAFYKRHILKVIMRVPVVCLFASIFSFVFFQLSYVILAVVVFLPYISQCLSWCRTKLFGRPAEEAPDSLLFYTYHPNEPLSKERVEAFSDGVYAIVATLLILDICEDNVPDPGTVQRQFNGSLTAALQVYGPEFLAYFGSFATVGLLWFVHHSLFLHVTKATRSMGLLNTFSLAFVGGLPLAYELTHEFPRNSHNELEAVQTSCVIIFFAGIFQLAIWVVALFSERETLHPYVRYGGPDHTFMLAKLSLYPCVALATFFLTCILSQFSAPIFHLMEITVPFAFLLLRLLVRVAMAVLRALFRPATAIEDDEDSRLPFNDLVT; encoded by the exons TCAAGCTAGTTCATTCAACTTGGCGACCAAATTTGAGAAGCCAATTCCATTGTTTCGCTTTCCGTCGCCAACACGTGACCTTCGAAGCCACGCCCACCCGACCGACGCGCTTCCGGCCAGCGGCTCAGCTGACAAACAGAAACCGCCCCGCAGGCGCGGATGCCGGCGACGGCGGCCATGGCGGAGCGGGAGGACGGGGAGATCATCGAGCACCACGTCGACgaggagatggagaagaagCTGCCGCGGCGGCTCCTGGAGGGCCTCGCCCCGTCCGACCGGGAGGGGCCCGGCAGCACGCAGTCGTCGCACCGCCTGCTGGCCTACAGCGACGCGCTGCTCTCCATCATCGCCACCGTCAtg ATTTTGCCCGTCGCGCACACCAAATTCCACGACGACGAG GAGCTGAAGGAGAGCATCCAGCTGCTCCTGACCACCAAGGTCGGCGTCTACCTGATGACCTTCCTCATCGTCACCGTGGCCTGGGCCGCGCACATCAG GCTGTTTCAGGTCATCGAGCGCATCGACGACTGCCTCGCCCTGCTCAACTTG GCCTGCATGATGATTATAACCTTCCTCCCGTACACAGTGAGTCCTCGCCTCACGGAATTACG TTCTCCCTCATGGCCACGTTCCCCGACCACATCATGGGCCTCCTGCTGTTCTGCGGCTGTGTGATGGTGATCGGCCTGATCCAG TCCATCATCGTCGTTTACGGCTTCAGCCGACCGTTCCTGCTGAACAGCCAGATCCAGATCTCCGAGAACCAGGCCTTCTACAAGCGGCACATCCTCAAAGTCATCATGAGGGTCCCCGTGGTCTGCCTCTTCGCCAGCATCTTCTCCTTCGTCTTCTTCCAGCTG TCGTACGTCATCCTGGCCGTGGTGGTTTTCCTGCCCTACATCTCCCAGTGTCTGTCATGGTGCCGCACCAAGCTGTTCG GCCGGCCGGCTGAGGAGGCTCCGGACTCCCTGCTCTTCTACACCTACCACCCCAACGAGCCGCTGAGCAAGGAGCGGGTCGAGGCCTTCAGCGACGGCGTCTACGCCATCGTGGCCACTCTGCTTATTTTGGACATCTG CGAGGACAACGTTCCTGACCCGGGCACGGTGCAGCGGCAATTTAACGGGAGCCTGACCGCCGCGCTGCAGGTGTACGGGCCGGAGTTCCTGGCGTACTTCGGCTCGTTCGCGACGGTGGGGCTGCTGTGGTTCGTTCACCACTCGCTCTTCCTGCACGTCACCAAGGCCACGCGCTCGATGGGGCTGCTGAACACCTTCTCGCTGGCCTTCGTGGGCGGCCTGCCGCTGGCGTACGAGCTCACGCACGAGTTCCCGCGCAACTCCCACAACGAGCTGGAGGCCGTGCAGACCAGCTGCGTCATCATCTTCTTCGCCGGAATCTTCCAGCTCGCCATCTGGGTGGTGGCGCTCTTCAGCGAGCGCGAGACCCTCCACCCGTACGTCCGCTACGGGGGGCCCGACCACACCTTCATGCTGGCGAAGCTGTCGCTGTACCCCTGCGTGGCGCTGGCCACCTTCTTCCTCACCTGCATCCTGAGCCAGTTCAGCGCGCCCATCTTCCACCTGATGGAGATCACCGTCCCCTTCGCCTTCCTGCTGCTGCGCCTGCTGGTCCGCGTCGCCATGGCGGTGCTGCGGGCTCTCTTCCGGCCCGCCACGGCCATCGAGGACGACGAGGACTCGCGCCTGCCCTTCAACGACCTGGTCACCTAA
- the cds1 gene encoding phosphatidate cytidylyltransferase 1 isoform X1 — MTELRRRGAAADPDSTDNLSDKEADGDDRLGLVGDAEGECEGDTKANTPDVPPSADNTPEYLNKALEGLSSRWRNWWIRGILSLTMISGFFLIIYLGPVMLIIVVMSVQIKCFQEIITIGYRVYHSYELPWFRTLSWYFLICVNYFFYGETVADYFGALVQREEPLQFLVRYHRFISFALYLAGFCMFVLSLVKKHYRLQFYMFAWTHVTLLIVVTQSHLVIQNLFEGMIWFIVPISIVICNDIMAYLFGFFFGRTPLIKLSPKKTWEGFIGGFFSTVVFSFIFAYLLSQYQYFVCPVEYNSETNRFAVECQPPDLFIQQEYTLPAVVENTIGQKTVHLYPFQIHSVALSSFASLIGPFGGFFASGFKRAFKIKDFADTIPGHGGIMDRFDCQYLMATFTHVYIASFIRGPNPSKVLQQLLVLQPEQQLSIFNTLRSHLRERGILPPAVLEAQ, encoded by the exons ATGACCGAGCTGCGGCGGCGCGGGGCTGCCGCAGACCCGGACAGCACCGACAACCTCAGCGACAAG gaagCCGATGGAGACGACAGACTCGGCCTGGTTGGGGACGCCGAGGGGGAGTGTGAGGGAGACACTAAGGCCAACACACCGGACGTCCCCCCGTCCGCCGATAACACTCCAGAGTACCTTAACAAGGCCCTGGAGGGCCTGTCGTCCAG ATGGAGGAACTGGTGGATACGAGGCATTTTATCATTAACGATGATCTCAGgcttcttcctcatcatctaTCTGGGACCAGTGATGTTGATTATTGTG GTCATGAGTGTCCAGATTAAGTGTTTCCAGGAGATCATCACCATCGGATACAGAGTTTATCATTCCTACGAGCTGCCCTGGTTCCGAACACTCAGCTG GTACTTCCTGATCTGCGTCAACTATTTCTTCTATGGCGAGACGGTGGCGGACTACTTTGGAGCGCTGGTGCAGAGAGAGGAGCCTTTACAGTTCCTGGTGCGCTACCACCGCTTCATCTCGTTCGCACTTTACCTGGCAG GTTTCTGCATGTTTGTGCTGAGTTTAGTGAAGAAACACTATCGCCTGCAGTTTTACATG TTTGCGTGGACCCATGTGACGCTGTTGATTGTGGTCACTCAGTCTCATCTTGTCATTCAGAACCTGTTTGAGGGAATGATCTG GTTTATTGTCCCAATTTCCATTGTAATATGTAATGACATCATGGCCTACCTGTTTGGCTTCTTTTTTGGCAGAACCCCACTTATCAAG CTCTCCCCTAAAAAGACATGGGAGGGGTTTATTGGTGGTTTCTTCTCAACAGTGGTGTTCAGTTTCATT TTCGCCTATCTGCTGTCTCAGTACCAGTATTTCGTTTGTCCAGTGGAGTACAACAGCGAGACAAACCGGTTTGCGGTGGAATGCCAGCCGCCAGACCTGTTCATACAGCAGGAGTACACGCTTCCCGCTGTGGTTGAGAACACAATTGGACAG AAGACAGTGCACCTGTACCCCTTTCAGATCCACAGCGTGGCGCTGTCCTCATTCGCATCACTCATTGGTCCATTTGGTGGTTTTTTTGCCAGCGGCTTTAAGCGAGCTTTCAAGATCAAG GACTTTGCCGACACTATCCCGGGACATGGTGGGATCATGGATCGCTTTGATTGTCAGTACCTGATGGCCACCTTCACCCACGTTTACATAGCGAGCTTTATCAG GGGGCCCAACCCCAGTAAGGTTCTCCAGCAACTGCTGGTCCTGCAGCCGGAACAGCAGCTCAGCATCTTCAACACACTGCGCTCTCACCTGCGCGAGAGAGGAATACTGCCCCCCGCTGTCCTGGAGGCTCAGTGA
- the tmem175 gene encoding endosomal/lysosomal proton channel TMEM175 isoform X2 translates to MPATAAMAEREDGEIIEHHVDEEMEKKLPRRLLEGLAPSDREGPGSTQSSHRLLAYSDALLSIIATVMILPVAHTKFHDDEELKESIQLLLTTKVGVYLMTFLIVTVAWAAHIRSGARHQTPLPPVRPAALIRSNRRSAFTFQAVSGHRAHRRLPRPAQLGLHDDYNLPPVHSESSPHGITFSLMATFPDHIMGLLLFCGCVMVIGLIQSIIVVYGFSRPFLLNSQIQISENQAFYKRHILKVIMRVPVVCLFASIFSFVFFQLSYVILAVVVFLPYISQCLSWCRTKLFGRPAEEAPDSLLFYTYHPNEPLSKERVEAFSDGVYAIVATLLILDICEDNVPDPGTVQRQFNGSLTAALQVYGPEFLAYFGSFATVGLLWFVHHSLFLHVTKATRSMGLLNTFSLAFVGGLPLAYELTHEFPRNSHNELEAVQTSCVIIFFAGIFQLAIWVVALFSERETLHPYVRYGGPDHTFMLAKLSLYPCVALATFFLTCILSQFSAPIFHLMEITVPFAFLLLRLLVRVAMAVLRALFRPATAIEDDEDSRLPFNDLVT, encoded by the exons ATGCCGGCGACGGCGGCCATGGCGGAGCGGGAGGACGGGGAGATCATCGAGCACCACGTCGACgaggagatggagaagaagCTGCCGCGGCGGCTCCTGGAGGGCCTCGCCCCGTCCGACCGGGAGGGGCCCGGCAGCACGCAGTCGTCGCACCGCCTGCTGGCCTACAGCGACGCGCTGCTCTCCATCATCGCCACCGTCAtg ATTTTGCCCGTCGCGCACACCAAATTCCACGACGACGAG GAGCTGAAGGAGAGCATCCAGCTGCTCCTGACCACCAAGGTCGGCGTCTACCTGATGACCTTCCTCATCGTCACCGTGGCCTGGGCCGCGCACATCAGGTCCGGCGCCCGGCACCAGACCCCCCTTCCCCCTGTCCGGCCGGCGGCTTTAATCAGAAGTAACCGCCGGTCCGCTTTTACCTTTCAGGCTGTTTCAGGTCATCGAGCGCATCGACGACTGCCTCGCCCTGCTCAACTTG GCCTGCATGATGATTATAACCTTCCTCCCGTACACAGTGAGTCCTCGCCTCACGGAATTACG TTCTCCCTCATGGCCACGTTCCCCGACCACATCATGGGCCTCCTGCTGTTCTGCGGCTGTGTGATGGTGATCGGCCTGATCCAG TCCATCATCGTCGTTTACGGCTTCAGCCGACCGTTCCTGCTGAACAGCCAGATCCAGATCTCCGAGAACCAGGCCTTCTACAAGCGGCACATCCTCAAAGTCATCATGAGGGTCCCCGTGGTCTGCCTCTTCGCCAGCATCTTCTCCTTCGTCTTCTTCCAGCTG TCGTACGTCATCCTGGCCGTGGTGGTTTTCCTGCCCTACATCTCCCAGTGTCTGTCATGGTGCCGCACCAAGCTGTTCG GCCGGCCGGCTGAGGAGGCTCCGGACTCCCTGCTCTTCTACACCTACCACCCCAACGAGCCGCTGAGCAAGGAGCGGGTCGAGGCCTTCAGCGACGGCGTCTACGCCATCGTGGCCACTCTGCTTATTTTGGACATCTG CGAGGACAACGTTCCTGACCCGGGCACGGTGCAGCGGCAATTTAACGGGAGCCTGACCGCCGCGCTGCAGGTGTACGGGCCGGAGTTCCTGGCGTACTTCGGCTCGTTCGCGACGGTGGGGCTGCTGTGGTTCGTTCACCACTCGCTCTTCCTGCACGTCACCAAGGCCACGCGCTCGATGGGGCTGCTGAACACCTTCTCGCTGGCCTTCGTGGGCGGCCTGCCGCTGGCGTACGAGCTCACGCACGAGTTCCCGCGCAACTCCCACAACGAGCTGGAGGCCGTGCAGACCAGCTGCGTCATCATCTTCTTCGCCGGAATCTTCCAGCTCGCCATCTGGGTGGTGGCGCTCTTCAGCGAGCGCGAGACCCTCCACCCGTACGTCCGCTACGGGGGGCCCGACCACACCTTCATGCTGGCGAAGCTGTCGCTGTACCCCTGCGTGGCGCTGGCCACCTTCTTCCTCACCTGCATCCTGAGCCAGTTCAGCGCGCCCATCTTCCACCTGATGGAGATCACCGTCCCCTTCGCCTTCCTGCTGCTGCGCCTGCTGGTCCGCGTCGCCATGGCGGTGCTGCGGGCTCTCTTCCGGCCCGCCACGGCCATCGAGGACGACGAGGACTCGCGCCTGCCCTTCAACGACCTGGTCACCTAA
- the tmem175 gene encoding endosomal/lysosomal proton channel TMEM175 isoform X3, translating to MPATAAMAEREDGEIIEHHVDEEMEKKLPRRLLEGLAPSDREGPGSTQSSHRLLAYSDALLSIIATVMILPVAHTKFHDDEELKESIQLLLTTKVGVYLMTFLIVTVAWAAHIRLFQVIERIDDCLALLNLACMMIITFLPYTFSLMATFPDHIMGLLLFCGCVMVIGLIQSIIVVYGFSRPFLLNSQIQISENQAFYKRHILKVIMRVPVVCLFASIFSFVFFQLSYVILAVVVFLPYISQCLSWCRTKLFGRPAEEAPDSLLFYTYHPNEPLSKERVEAFSDGVYAIVATLLILDICEDNVPDPGTVQRQFNGSLTAALQVYGPEFLAYFGSFATVGLLWFVHHSLFLHVTKATRSMGLLNTFSLAFVGGLPLAYELTHEFPRNSHNELEAVQTSCVIIFFAGIFQLAIWVVALFSERETLHPYVRYGGPDHTFMLAKLSLYPCVALATFFLTCILSQFSAPIFHLMEITVPFAFLLLRLLVRVAMAVLRALFRPATAIEDDEDSRLPFNDLVT from the exons ATGCCGGCGACGGCGGCCATGGCGGAGCGGGAGGACGGGGAGATCATCGAGCACCACGTCGACgaggagatggagaagaagCTGCCGCGGCGGCTCCTGGAGGGCCTCGCCCCGTCCGACCGGGAGGGGCCCGGCAGCACGCAGTCGTCGCACCGCCTGCTGGCCTACAGCGACGCGCTGCTCTCCATCATCGCCACCGTCAtg ATTTTGCCCGTCGCGCACACCAAATTCCACGACGACGAG GAGCTGAAGGAGAGCATCCAGCTGCTCCTGACCACCAAGGTCGGCGTCTACCTGATGACCTTCCTCATCGTCACCGTGGCCTGGGCCGCGCACATCAG GCTGTTTCAGGTCATCGAGCGCATCGACGACTGCCTCGCCCTGCTCAACTTG GCCTGCATGATGATTATAACCTTCCTCCCGTACACA TTCTCCCTCATGGCCACGTTCCCCGACCACATCATGGGCCTCCTGCTGTTCTGCGGCTGTGTGATGGTGATCGGCCTGATCCAG TCCATCATCGTCGTTTACGGCTTCAGCCGACCGTTCCTGCTGAACAGCCAGATCCAGATCTCCGAGAACCAGGCCTTCTACAAGCGGCACATCCTCAAAGTCATCATGAGGGTCCCCGTGGTCTGCCTCTTCGCCAGCATCTTCTCCTTCGTCTTCTTCCAGCTG TCGTACGTCATCCTGGCCGTGGTGGTTTTCCTGCCCTACATCTCCCAGTGTCTGTCATGGTGCCGCACCAAGCTGTTCG GCCGGCCGGCTGAGGAGGCTCCGGACTCCCTGCTCTTCTACACCTACCACCCCAACGAGCCGCTGAGCAAGGAGCGGGTCGAGGCCTTCAGCGACGGCGTCTACGCCATCGTGGCCACTCTGCTTATTTTGGACATCTG CGAGGACAACGTTCCTGACCCGGGCACGGTGCAGCGGCAATTTAACGGGAGCCTGACCGCCGCGCTGCAGGTGTACGGGCCGGAGTTCCTGGCGTACTTCGGCTCGTTCGCGACGGTGGGGCTGCTGTGGTTCGTTCACCACTCGCTCTTCCTGCACGTCACCAAGGCCACGCGCTCGATGGGGCTGCTGAACACCTTCTCGCTGGCCTTCGTGGGCGGCCTGCCGCTGGCGTACGAGCTCACGCACGAGTTCCCGCGCAACTCCCACAACGAGCTGGAGGCCGTGCAGACCAGCTGCGTCATCATCTTCTTCGCCGGAATCTTCCAGCTCGCCATCTGGGTGGTGGCGCTCTTCAGCGAGCGCGAGACCCTCCACCCGTACGTCCGCTACGGGGGGCCCGACCACACCTTCATGCTGGCGAAGCTGTCGCTGTACCCCTGCGTGGCGCTGGCCACCTTCTTCCTCACCTGCATCCTGAGCCAGTTCAGCGCGCCCATCTTCCACCTGATGGAGATCACCGTCCCCTTCGCCTTCCTGCTGCTGCGCCTGCTGGTCCGCGTCGCCATGGCGGTGCTGCGGGCTCTCTTCCGGCCCGCCACGGCCATCGAGGACGACGAGGACTCGCGCCTGCCCTTCAACGACCTGGTCACCTAA